A genomic region of Mycobacterium senriense contains the following coding sequences:
- a CDS encoding DoxX family protein yields MAASDTDRALAYLLVRLTIGASLFGHGLVRMPKLAAFHAQMMGEFTKSMLTPVGVSACSYTLPFAELIIGALLLAGALTRVAALAGGLVMIVLVLGATSIEHFNVIGDQLVHALFLVGVIAFHGHNRYSVDRLMAGRRSIGA; encoded by the coding sequence ATGGCCGCATCCGACACCGACCGCGCGCTGGCGTATCTGCTGGTTCGGCTGACCATCGGGGCCAGCCTGTTCGGCCACGGTCTGGTCCGGATGCCGAAGCTGGCCGCGTTTCACGCGCAGATGATGGGCGAGTTCACCAAGTCGATGCTGACCCCCGTCGGAGTCTCGGCGTGCAGTTACACGCTGCCCTTCGCCGAGCTGATCATCGGGGCGCTGCTGCTGGCGGGGGCGCTGACCCGCGTGGCCGCCCTCGCCGGCGGACTGGTGATGATCGTCCTGGTCCTGGGCGCGACGTCGATCGAGCACTTCAACGTGATCGGCGACCAGCTTGTGCACGCGCTGTTTCTCGTCGGGGTGATTGCCTTCCACGGCCACAACCGCTACTCCGTCGACCGCCTGATGGCCGGGCGCCGGTCCATCGGCGCATAA
- a CDS encoding WS/DGAT/MGAT family O-acyltransferase, with protein MQRLSGLDAFFLHLETPTQPLNVCCVLELDPMAMPGGYTFDRFRAALSGWLDAVPEFRLKLADNQLNFDHPVWVDDDRFDLARHLHRAALPSPGGPRELADICGHIAGLALDRDRPLWEMWVIEGLHGSDALSVVLKVHHAVVDGVGGANLLAQLCSAAPDAPPPEPVQRTGAANPLRIAASGLIGAALRPWRLARVVPATALTLAETVLRVRGGGHTMAAPFAAPPTAFNGSFTRRRNVALTSVDLEDVKSVKRRFGVTVNDVVTALCAGALRQYFQDRDALSDLPLVASVPVSVRDKSTRSGRNQMTWMLCRLETHIDDPVERLASIAGGNAAAKDHSAALGPTLLQDWTQVAGQTLFDAAKKLLPRIPLPNNPPHHLVMSNVAGPQDQLYFLGCRLDAIYPLGPIIAGAALNITVMSLNGRLGIGIISCPDLVPDLWDLADAFPAALKELMNCGESAGSPL; from the coding sequence ATGCAACGACTCAGTGGGTTAGACGCGTTCTTTTTGCATCTGGAAACGCCGACGCAGCCTTTGAATGTTTGCTGCGTTCTGGAGCTGGACCCCATGGCGATGCCGGGGGGCTACACCTTCGATCGCTTCCGTGCGGCGTTGTCGGGGTGGTTGGACGCCGTGCCCGAATTCCGCCTCAAGCTGGCCGACAACCAACTGAACTTCGACCATCCGGTTTGGGTGGACGACGATCGCTTCGATCTCGCCCGCCACCTTCACCGAGCGGCCCTGCCGTCGCCGGGCGGTCCCAGAGAGTTAGCGGACATCTGCGGCCACATCGCTGGGCTGGCGCTCGATCGTGATCGTCCGCTGTGGGAGATGTGGGTGATCGAGGGCCTGCACGGCAGCGACGCGCTGTCCGTCGTCCTCAAGGTCCATCACGCGGTGGTCGACGGCGTGGGCGGCGCCAACCTGCTCGCGCAGTTGTGCAGCGCCGCGCCGGACGCCCCGCCACCGGAACCGGTCCAGCGTACCGGCGCGGCGAATCCGCTGCGCATTGCCGCGAGCGGACTGATCGGGGCGGCGTTGCGGCCGTGGCGGCTGGCCAGGGTCGTGCCGGCAACGGCGCTGACCCTGGCGGAGACGGTGTTGCGCGTCCGTGGCGGTGGGCACACCATGGCAGCCCCGTTCGCAGCACCGCCAACGGCGTTCAACGGCTCGTTCACCCGGCGCCGCAACGTCGCCCTCACCAGCGTGGACCTCGAGGACGTCAAATCCGTCAAACGCCGGTTCGGGGTGACGGTCAACGACGTCGTGACGGCGCTGTGCGCCGGAGCGCTGCGCCAGTACTTCCAGGACCGCGACGCGCTGTCGGACCTGCCGCTGGTCGCCAGCGTGCCGGTGTCCGTTCGCGACAAATCCACCCGGAGCGGCCGCAACCAGATGACCTGGATGCTCTGCCGGCTCGAAACCCACATCGACGACCCCGTCGAACGGCTGGCCAGCATCGCCGGCGGAAACGCCGCGGCCAAGGACCACTCCGCCGCGCTGGGCCCGACCCTGCTGCAGGACTGGACACAGGTGGCCGGGCAGACCCTGTTCGACGCCGCAAAGAAACTGCTGCCGCGCATACCCCTGCCCAACAACCCGCCGCACCACCTGGTGATGTCGAATGTCGCCGGCCCGCAAGACCAGCTCTACTTCCTGGGGTGCCGCCTCGATGCGATCTATCCGCTCGGCCCGATCATCGCCGGCGCCGCGCTGAACATCACGGTGATGTCGCTCAACGGCCGACTGGGCATCGGCATCATCTCCTGCCCGGACCTCGTCCCGGACCTGTGGGACCTCGCCGACGCGTTCCCGGCCGCACTCAAAGAACTCATGAATTGCGGCGAGTCCGCGGGCAGCCCCCTCTGA
- a CDS encoding alpha/beta fold hydrolase gives MADTSESTTIAADDLREVGLEKGALRYYDTGDPESGPVLLFLHGSGPGVTGWRNFRGVLPAFAAHFRCLILEFPGFGVSDDFGGHPMVTAFGTVSPFLDALGVDKVLIVGNSMGGGVGINFATHNPDRVEKLVTIGGIGTNIFSPSPSEGIRLLQEFVEDPTRQRLVDWLKSMVYDQALVTEQLIEERWQLATDPDTLAAARRMYGKAAFAGMNAALNASDRPLPWATMHKLTVPTLLTWGRDDRVSPPDMALIPMRTIPNAELHIFPNSGHWAMIEAKDAFESTVLAFLSRG, from the coding sequence GTGGCAGACACATCTGAATCGACGACCATCGCAGCGGACGACCTGCGTGAAGTCGGCCTGGAAAAGGGCGCTTTGCGCTACTACGACACCGGCGACCCGGAATCTGGTCCGGTGCTGCTGTTCCTGCACGGGTCAGGGCCCGGCGTCACCGGGTGGCGGAACTTCCGTGGCGTGCTGCCCGCCTTCGCCGCCCACTTCCGGTGCCTGATCCTGGAATTCCCCGGGTTCGGGGTCAGCGACGACTTCGGCGGCCATCCGATGGTCACCGCCTTCGGTACGGTGTCGCCGTTCCTGGACGCGCTGGGCGTCGACAAGGTGCTCATCGTCGGCAACTCGATGGGCGGCGGCGTCGGCATCAACTTCGCCACCCACAATCCGGACCGCGTCGAGAAGCTGGTGACCATCGGCGGCATCGGCACCAACATCTTCAGTCCCAGCCCGAGCGAAGGCATTCGGCTGCTGCAGGAGTTCGTCGAGGACCCCACGCGGCAACGGCTGGTCGACTGGCTCAAGTCGATGGTCTACGACCAGGCGCTGGTCACCGAACAGCTGATCGAGGAACGCTGGCAGCTGGCCACCGACCCGGACACTCTGGCCGCGGCCCGACGCATGTACGGCAAGGCGGCGTTCGCCGGGATGAACGCCGCGCTGAACGCCTCCGACCGGCCGCTGCCATGGGCGACCATGCACAAGCTCACCGTGCCCACTCTGCTGACGTGGGGCCGCGACGACAGGGTGAGCCCGCCGGACATGGCGCTGATCCCGATGCGCACCATTCCCAATGCGGAGCTGCACATCTTCCCCAACTCGGGGCACTGGGCGATGATCGAGGCAAAGGACGCGTTCGAAAGCACCGTGCTGGCGTTCCTGTCACGCGGTTAA
- a CDS encoding mycofactocin-coupled SDR family oxidoreductase, with product MTMTAEGRLTGKVALITGAARGIGRAQAVRFAQEGADIVALDVCGPVDTVIIPHSTPADLEKTAALVAEAGGRAHTEIADVRDLSGMQDATERGVQRFGGLDVVCATAGITSRGMAVELDENAWRTMLDVNLTGVWHTCRAAAPHLIARGAGSMILTSSIAGLRGLVGVAHYTAAKHGVIGMMRSMANELAPHNVRVNCISPTNVDTPMIHNDVVSTAFRPDLDRPPTRAEFAEAARSMNMLAVPWVDAVDVANAALFLASDEARYITAIVLPVDAGATQR from the coding sequence ATGACCATGACGGCCGAAGGGCGGCTAACAGGGAAGGTCGCCCTGATCACCGGCGCGGCGCGCGGGATCGGCCGTGCGCAAGCGGTGCGGTTCGCGCAGGAGGGCGCCGACATCGTCGCGCTTGACGTGTGCGGCCCGGTCGACACGGTGATCATCCCGCACAGCACCCCGGCCGACCTCGAAAAGACGGCCGCATTGGTCGCCGAGGCCGGTGGGCGGGCGCACACCGAAATCGCCGACGTGCGCGACCTCTCCGGCATGCAGGACGCCACCGAACGAGGTGTCCAGCGGTTCGGTGGCCTGGACGTGGTCTGCGCGACCGCGGGCATCACCTCGCGCGGCATGGCGGTCGAGCTGGACGAAAACGCCTGGCGCACCATGCTCGACGTCAACCTCACCGGGGTGTGGCACACCTGCCGCGCGGCCGCGCCGCACCTGATCGCGCGCGGGGCGGGATCGATGATCCTGACGAGCTCCATTGCGGGCCTGCGCGGGCTGGTCGGCGTCGCGCACTACACCGCCGCCAAGCACGGCGTGATCGGCATGATGCGCAGCATGGCCAATGAGCTTGCGCCACACAATGTTCGGGTCAACTGCATCAGCCCGACCAACGTCGACACGCCGATGATCCACAACGACGTGGTCAGCACCGCGTTCCGGCCCGACCTGGACCGCCCGCCCACGCGCGCGGAATTCGCCGAGGCGGCCCGCTCCATGAACATGCTCGCGGTGCCTTGGGTGGACGCGGTGGACGTGGCCAATGCCGCGCTGTTCCTGGCTTCCGACGAGGCGCGCTACATCACCGCGATCGTCCTGCCCGTCGACGCCGGGGCCACCCAGCGATGA
- a CDS encoding mycofactocin-coupled SDR family oxidoreductase: MTGLLDKVVVVTGAAKGTGRVHCARFADEGADVIALDADTAADELRDTARGVEDRGRRCVTGLADVSDLEAMTVAIDAGVAVLGRLDVVVANAGVHLPGAPSWELDPQLWQRTLDINLTGVWHTIRASVPHIGDQGGSVVLISSTSGLRGLPNTAHYTASKHAVVGLARTLANELGPRGIRVNTVHPGPVATPMVLNEATFRRLRPDLDSPTAADAAEVLQARNLLPVPWVEPVDIANAVLFLASDAARYITGTQLVVDAGLTQKTT, from the coding sequence ATGACGGGATTGCTGGACAAGGTTGTCGTGGTCACCGGCGCCGCCAAAGGCACCGGGCGGGTGCACTGTGCGCGCTTCGCCGACGAGGGCGCCGACGTGATCGCGCTCGACGCCGACACCGCGGCCGACGAGTTGCGCGACACCGCAAGGGGAGTCGAGGACCGCGGCCGACGGTGCGTGACGGGCCTGGCCGACGTCAGCGACCTCGAGGCGATGACGGTCGCCATCGATGCCGGTGTCGCCGTGCTGGGCCGGCTCGACGTCGTGGTGGCCAACGCCGGGGTCCACCTGCCCGGCGCGCCGTCCTGGGAACTCGACCCCCAGCTGTGGCAGCGCACGCTCGACATCAACCTCACCGGCGTCTGGCACACGATCCGGGCGAGCGTGCCGCACATCGGGGATCAGGGTGGCTCCGTCGTCCTGATCAGCTCCACCAGCGGACTGCGCGGCCTACCCAACACCGCGCACTACACCGCCAGCAAGCACGCGGTGGTGGGACTGGCGCGCACCCTGGCCAACGAGCTCGGCCCGCGCGGCATCCGGGTCAACACCGTGCACCCCGGCCCGGTAGCCACGCCAATGGTGCTGAACGAGGCCACCTTTCGGCGACTGCGGCCGGACCTGGACAGCCCGACCGCCGCCGATGCGGCCGAGGTGCTGCAGGCGCGCAACCTGCTCCCGGTGCCCTGGGTCGAGCCCGTCGACATCGCCAACGCCGTGCTGTTCCTGGCCTCCGACGCGGCCCGCTACATCACCGGCACTCAGCTCGTCGTCGACGCGGGCCTGACGCAGAAGACGACATGA
- a CDS encoding flavin-containing monooxygenase has product MNAGQQPLDVVVVGAGFAGLYALHKLRSRGLTVRVLEAAPELGGTWYHNRYPGARCDVESVDYCYSFSDELQREWDWTERYATQAEILAYLNWVADKLDLRRDIALRTRVVSATLDEESLRWTVITDAGQRLSARFCLMATGPLSAALTPDLAGLDTFAGETYHTAHWPHEPVDFTGKRVAVIGTGSSGIQSIPIIAERAAQLYVFQRTANYSVPAGNRSLSAEELDEIKANYPQRRALSWRSGGGSPHITAPRPTMQYTAEERRAAFEKRWQLGGVLFSKTFPDQMTDLEANEEARRFYEEKVRAVIDDPAVAELLIPTDHPIGTKRICTDSNYFQTFNRANVSLISVRATPIESVDATGINTPGPDQGKAHYDVDMIVLATGFDAMTGALGKIDIVGRRGAVLREDWAHGPRTYLGLATDGFPNLFMISGPGAPAVLANMVLHAEAQVNWIADAIAFLDRHGYAALEATVDSVDGWGAECARRAETTLFTKANSWYMGANVPGKPRGFMLFTGGFAAYTDICAEVADAGYRGFDLIER; this is encoded by the coding sequence GTGAACGCTGGCCAACAGCCCCTGGATGTCGTCGTGGTCGGCGCGGGGTTCGCCGGCCTGTATGCCTTGCACAAGCTGCGCAGCCGGGGCCTGACGGTGCGGGTGCTGGAAGCCGCCCCCGAGCTGGGCGGCACCTGGTACCACAACCGGTATCCGGGTGCCCGCTGCGACGTCGAGAGCGTCGACTACTGCTACTCGTTCTCCGACGAGCTCCAGCGGGAGTGGGACTGGACCGAACGGTATGCCACCCAGGCCGAGATCCTGGCGTATCTGAACTGGGTGGCCGACAAGCTCGACCTGCGTCGCGACATCGCCTTGCGCACCCGCGTGGTTTCGGCGACACTCGATGAGGAGTCGTTGCGCTGGACGGTCATTACCGATGCGGGACAACGACTTTCGGCCCGGTTCTGCCTGATGGCGACCGGTCCGCTATCGGCCGCGCTGACGCCGGACCTCGCCGGCCTGGACACCTTCGCCGGGGAGACCTACCACACCGCGCACTGGCCGCACGAGCCGGTCGATTTCACCGGCAAACGGGTGGCGGTCATCGGCACCGGATCCTCGGGCATTCAATCGATTCCGATCATCGCCGAGCGCGCCGCCCAGCTCTACGTCTTTCAGCGCACCGCGAATTACAGTGTCCCGGCCGGCAACAGGTCGTTGTCCGCCGAGGAACTCGACGAGATCAAGGCGAATTATCCGCAACGGCGTGCGCTGTCGTGGCGCAGCGGCGGCGGTTCACCGCACATCACCGCACCGAGGCCGACGATGCAGTACACCGCCGAGGAGCGCCGGGCGGCGTTCGAAAAGCGGTGGCAACTCGGCGGCGTGCTGTTCTCCAAGACGTTCCCGGACCAGATGACCGACCTCGAGGCCAACGAGGAGGCCCGCAGGTTCTACGAGGAGAAGGTGCGCGCCGTCATCGACGACCCGGCCGTGGCCGAATTGCTGATTCCCACCGACCACCCGATCGGCACCAAGCGAATCTGCACGGACAGCAACTACTTTCAGACCTTCAACCGCGCCAACGTGTCACTGATCAGTGTCCGCGCCACCCCGATCGAATCCGTCGACGCCACCGGGATCAACACCCCCGGACCCGATCAGGGCAAGGCCCACTACGACGTCGACATGATCGTGCTGGCAACGGGTTTCGACGCGATGACCGGGGCGCTGGGCAAGATCGATATCGTCGGGCGTCGCGGCGCGGTCCTGCGCGAGGACTGGGCGCACGGGCCCCGCACGTACCTTGGCCTGGCCACAGACGGCTTCCCCAACCTGTTCATGATCTCGGGCCCGGGAGCGCCCGCCGTGCTGGCCAACATGGTGCTGCACGCCGAGGCGCAGGTGAACTGGATCGCCGACGCCATCGCCTTTCTCGACCGGCACGGATACGCCGCGCTGGAAGCCACCGTGGACAGCGTGGACGGCTGGGGCGCCGAATGTGCCCGGCGGGCCGAGACGACGCTGTTCACCAAGGCGAACTCCTGGTACATGGGCGCGAACGTGCCGGGCAAGCCCCGCGGCTTCATGCTGTTCACCGGCGGCTTCGCCGCCTACACCGACATCTGCGCCGAGGTGGCCGACGCCGGCTACCGGGGCTTCGATCTAATCGAACGATGA
- a CDS encoding 2Fe-2S iron-sulfur cluster-binding protein translates to MPKVAHVNAAHVNAAHVNAAHVTVELDGRRHRLHWPQGQTLVETLLDAGIAVPHSCREGRCGSCVATVIAGRVDTAPCDVLDAADLDDGLILACQARAAGADVHVEF, encoded by the coding sequence ATGCCGAAAGTCGCACATGTCAACGCCGCACATGTCAACGCCGCACATGTCAACGCCGCACATGTCACCGTCGAGCTGGACGGCCGGCGGCATCGTCTGCACTGGCCGCAGGGCCAAACCTTGGTCGAGACGCTGCTGGACGCGGGGATCGCCGTGCCGCACTCGTGCCGGGAGGGCCGCTGCGGTTCGTGTGTGGCGACCGTGATCGCCGGACGGGTCGACACGGCCCCCTGCGACGTCCTGGACGCAGCGGACCTCGACGACGGCCTGATTCTCGCCTGCCAGGCGAGGGCGGCCGGGGCAGATGTGCACGTCGAATTCTGA
- a CDS encoding acyl-CoA dehydrogenase family protein: MSERVLDRVVAMADQLRDQAADAERIGRLTDDTVKLMKGAGLIRLLQTKQYQGFEVHPREFAETTMATAALDPAAGWIVGVVGVHPYQLAYADPKVAAEIWADDVDTWMASPYAPQGVARPVDGGYIFNGRWQFSSGTDHCDWIILGAMLGDEKGIPLMPPQMLHMILPRKDYEIVDDSWNVVGLRGTGSKDVIVKDAFVPSYRTMDATKVMDGTAQREAGMTEPLYLMPWSTMFPLGISAATIGIAEGALAAHLDYQRERVGATGTAIKDDPYVMHAIGEAAADINAARQELLANADRIYDMVAAGKEVSFADRAAGRRTQVRAVWRAVSAVDEIFARSGGNAARMDKPLQRYWRDVHVGQMHAIHVPGTTYHASALSSIGIDPPEGPLRALI, encoded by the coding sequence ATGAGCGAGCGGGTACTGGACCGGGTAGTGGCCATGGCCGACCAGTTGCGCGACCAAGCCGCCGACGCCGAACGGATCGGGCGGCTCACCGACGACACCGTCAAGCTGATGAAGGGCGCGGGCCTGATCCGGCTGTTGCAGACCAAGCAATACCAGGGCTTCGAGGTGCACCCCCGCGAGTTCGCCGAGACGACGATGGCCACCGCGGCGCTGGACCCGGCGGCCGGCTGGATCGTCGGCGTGGTGGGCGTGCACCCCTACCAGTTGGCCTACGCGGACCCGAAGGTCGCCGCCGAGATCTGGGCCGACGACGTCGACACCTGGATGGCCTCCCCCTACGCACCGCAGGGCGTGGCCAGGCCCGTCGACGGGGGCTACATCTTCAACGGCCGCTGGCAGTTCAGCTCGGGTACCGACCACTGTGACTGGATCATTTTGGGGGCCATGCTCGGCGACGAGAAGGGCATTCCCCTGATGCCGCCGCAGATGCTGCACATGATCCTGCCGCGCAAGGACTACGAGATCGTCGACGACTCGTGGAATGTGGTGGGGCTGCGCGGAACCGGCTCCAAGGACGTCATCGTCAAAGACGCGTTCGTCCCAAGCTACCGGACCATGGACGCCACCAAGGTGATGGACGGAACCGCTCAGCGTGAGGCCGGCATGACCGAGCCGCTGTACCTGATGCCGTGGTCGACGATGTTCCCGCTGGGCATCTCCGCGGCGACCATCGGCATCGCCGAAGGGGCGCTCGCCGCGCACCTGGACTATCAGCGCGAGCGGGTGGGCGCCACCGGAACCGCGATCAAGGACGACCCCTACGTCATGCACGCGATCGGCGAGGCGGCCGCGGACATCAACGCCGCCCGCCAGGAGCTGTTGGCCAACGCCGACCGCATCTACGACATGGTCGCGGCCGGCAAGGAGGTGTCGTTCGCCGACCGCGCGGCAGGGCGGCGCACCCAGGTTCGGGCGGTGTGGCGCGCGGTGTCCGCGGTCGACGAGATCTTCGCCCGCTCGGGCGGCAACGCGGCGCGGATGGACAAGCCGCTGCAACGGTATTGGCGCGACGTGCACGTCGGACAGATGCATGCCATCCACGTCCCCGGCACCACTTATCACGCGTCGGCGCTGAGTTCGATCGGCATCGACCCGCCCGAGGGTCCGCTGCGGGCCCTGATCTGA
- the bphC gene encoding biphenyl-2,3-diol 1,2-dioxygenase, translated as MSDLKSLGYITISTNDIDRWRQFAFGVLGFAEGKGPDPSALYLRMDERAARLIVVPGETDRVLTVGWEVRDHPALQRVQATLDGAGVAYKQLSPDEAEARRVEEVITFEDPAGTTLEVFHGAVLDHSPVVTPFGAKFVTGDQGLGHVVVPATDPNGLFDFYTEVLGFRARGAFRVPLPKEFGPVRVRFLGINERHHSLAIVPAAHQRDPRLVHIMVEADTLDAVGQALDRVNAEGFQLSSTLGRHTNDKMVSFYVRAPGDWDIEFGTDGMRVDETYYTAEEITADSYWGHQWVGEMPAAMRL; from the coding sequence GTGAGCGATCTGAAAAGCCTGGGCTACATCACCATTTCGACCAACGACATCGACCGCTGGCGGCAGTTCGCCTTCGGGGTGCTGGGTTTCGCCGAGGGCAAGGGCCCCGACCCGTCGGCGCTGTACCTGCGGATGGATGAGCGGGCGGCCCGGCTCATCGTGGTGCCCGGTGAGACGGACCGGGTGCTGACCGTCGGCTGGGAAGTGCGCGATCACCCGGCGTTGCAGCGCGTGCAGGCTACGTTGGACGGCGCCGGCGTGGCGTACAAACAGCTGTCCCCGGACGAGGCCGAGGCCCGCCGCGTCGAAGAGGTGATCACGTTCGAGGATCCCGCCGGTACCACGCTGGAGGTGTTCCACGGCGCGGTGCTCGACCACAGCCCGGTCGTCACGCCGTTCGGCGCGAAGTTCGTCACCGGCGATCAGGGCTTGGGTCATGTCGTGGTGCCGGCCACCGACCCCAACGGGCTCTTCGACTTCTACACCGAGGTCCTGGGCTTCCGCGCCCGGGGCGCGTTCCGGGTGCCGCTGCCGAAAGAGTTCGGCCCGGTGCGGGTTCGGTTCCTGGGCATCAACGAGCGACACCACAGCTTGGCGATCGTGCCGGCCGCGCACCAGCGCGACCCGCGCCTGGTTCACATCATGGTGGAGGCCGACACCCTGGACGCCGTCGGGCAGGCGCTGGACCGGGTCAACGCCGAGGGATTCCAGCTGTCGTCCACCCTCGGGCGGCACACCAACGACAAGATGGTCTCGTTCTACGTCCGCGCACCCGGTGACTGGGACATCGAATTCGGCACCGACGGTATGCGGGTCGACGAAACTTATTACACCGCGGAGGAAATCACCGCCGACAGCTACTGGGGCCACCAGTGGGTCGGCGAAATGCCCGCGGCCATGCGGCTGTGA
- a CDS encoding FAD-dependent oxidoreductase codes for MTPESEVTPVAASSITSWDDEADVAIAGYGVAGAAAAVEAARSGADVLVLERTGSWGGAASMAGGFIYLGGGTPIQKACGFTDSVDNMAAFLNVAMGPGADEDRIADYCAGSVAHFDWLVGCGVPFKAEFFSEPGWEPMGDQGLMYSGGENSFPFNTIASPAPRGHVPQMQNKKQGEASAGYMLMKPLVETATAAGARALYDVRVSRLIVESDGRVVGIRARKYGTEMNIRARSGVVLATGSFAYNDAMVQRYAPRIAGRPAASIEQHDGQAIRMAQALGADLAHMDATEVAIFIDPQQLVRGILVNGRGQRYVAEDTYPGRIGQLTLYHQDNVAYLIIDGDAQEEAMASWSPKLMLRPATWVADSVADLERDMGLPPGSLQATVAAYNEGAARGEDPLLHKKPEWIKPIGSPIGAVDLRENTGGFTLGGLATTLDAEVLHVSGAPIPGLFAAGRCTAGLAAWGYASGVSLGDGSFYGRRAGRAAAKG; via the coding sequence GTGACGCCCGAATCGGAGGTGACGCCGGTCGCGGCGTCGTCGATCACCTCGTGGGATGACGAGGCCGACGTCGCCATCGCCGGCTACGGTGTCGCCGGTGCGGCCGCGGCCGTGGAGGCGGCGCGATCCGGCGCCGACGTGCTGGTGCTGGAGCGCACCGGCTCCTGGGGCGGGGCGGCGTCGATGGCCGGCGGGTTCATCTATCTCGGCGGCGGCACACCCATCCAAAAGGCTTGCGGTTTCACCGATTCCGTCGATAACATGGCGGCCTTCCTCAACGTCGCGATGGGGCCCGGCGCCGACGAGGACAGGATCGCCGATTACTGCGCCGGCAGCGTCGCGCACTTCGACTGGCTGGTCGGTTGCGGCGTCCCCTTCAAGGCCGAGTTCTTCTCCGAGCCCGGCTGGGAGCCGATGGGCGACCAGGGCCTGATGTACAGCGGCGGCGAAAACTCGTTCCCGTTCAACACCATTGCCTCCCCCGCGCCGCGCGGGCACGTCCCGCAGATGCAGAACAAGAAGCAGGGCGAGGCCAGCGCCGGATACATGCTGATGAAGCCGCTCGTGGAAACCGCGACCGCGGCCGGCGCCCGGGCACTGTACGACGTGCGGGTGTCACGGCTGATCGTCGAATCCGACGGCCGGGTGGTCGGCATCCGCGCCCGAAAGTACGGCACCGAGATGAACATCCGGGCGCGGTCCGGGGTGGTGCTGGCGACCGGCAGCTTCGCCTACAACGACGCGATGGTGCAGCGGTACGCGCCGCGAATCGCCGGGCGGCCCGCCGCCTCCATCGAGCAGCACGACGGGCAGGCGATCCGGATGGCGCAGGCGCTGGGCGCCGACCTGGCGCACATGGACGCCACCGAGGTCGCGATCTTCATCGACCCCCAGCAGCTGGTGCGCGGCATCCTCGTCAACGGCCGCGGCCAGCGCTACGTCGCCGAGGACACCTACCCGGGTCGCATCGGGCAGCTCACCCTCTACCACCAGGACAACGTCGCCTACCTGATCATCGACGGCGATGCCCAGGAGGAGGCGATGGCCTCGTGGTCGCCGAAGCTCATGCTGCGCCCGGCCACCTGGGTGGCGGACAGCGTCGCGGACCTGGAACGCGACATGGGACTGCCGCCCGGCTCGCTGCAGGCGACGGTGGCCGCCTACAACGAGGGCGCCGCGCGCGGCGAGGACCCGCTGCTGCACAAGAAGCCGGAGTGGATCAAGCCGATCGGCTCCCCCATCGGCGCCGTCGACCTGCGCGAGAACACCGGCGGCTTCACCCTGGGCGGGCTGGCCACCACGCTGGACGCCGAGGTGCTGCATGTCAGCGGCGCGCCCATCCCGGGGCTGTTCGCCGCCGGCCGCTGCACCGCCGGGCTGGCCGCCTGGGGGTACGCCAGCGGGGTCTCGCTGGGTGACGGCAGCTTCTACGGCCGCCGCGCCGGTCGGGCCGCCGCCAAGGGCTGA
- a CDS encoding IclR family transcriptional regulator, translated as MTGTAESATPTAVIDRISLVLDAFDGPGRLTLAQIVRRTGLPRSSAHRMLERLVQLRWLRRSGRDYELGMRLVELGSLAVHQDRLVRAAGRLLGELHRATGLVVHLAVLDGPDVVYLDKVGDSPLAPMPTRVGSRQPAHCTAVGKAMLAYRDEDAPVDLAVRKTRYSIATGSQLAVELSRVRAHGVAFEREESLLGFGCVAAPIGGPGEGQEVIAAVSVCGPMNRMMFDQRLVAPVRMTAMGIWRHAEDGPQRVAPTLQPLRPLRPAPRPVLQYA; from the coding sequence ATGACAGGCACCGCGGAATCAGCCACGCCCACGGCGGTCATCGACCGCATCTCGCTCGTGCTGGACGCGTTCGACGGCCCCGGGCGGCTGACGCTGGCCCAGATCGTCCGGCGGACCGGCCTGCCGCGCTCGTCGGCGCACCGGATGCTCGAGCGCCTGGTGCAGCTGCGCTGGCTGCGCCGCAGCGGCCGCGACTACGAGCTGGGCATGCGGCTGGTCGAGCTGGGCTCGCTGGCCGTGCATCAGGACCGCCTGGTGCGTGCCGCCGGTCGCCTGCTGGGCGAATTGCACCGCGCCACAGGGCTCGTCGTGCACCTCGCGGTTCTGGACGGGCCGGACGTGGTCTACCTCGACAAGGTCGGCGACTCGCCGCTCGCGCCGATGCCCACGCGGGTGGGCAGCCGCCAGCCCGCGCATTGCACCGCCGTCGGGAAGGCGATGCTGGCCTACCGCGACGAGGACGCGCCGGTGGACCTGGCAGTCCGCAAAACCAGATACTCGATCGCCACCGGCTCGCAGCTGGCCGTCGAGTTGTCCCGGGTGCGCGCGCACGGCGTCGCCTTCGAGCGCGAGGAATCGCTGCTCGGATTCGGTTGTGTGGCAGCGCCTATCGGTGGACCCGGTGAAGGCCAGGAAGTGATAGCGGCGGTGTCGGTGTGCGGGCCCATGAATCGAATGATGTTCGACCAGCGATTGGTCGCCCCGGTCCGGATGACCGCGATGGGCATCTGGCGGCACGCCGAGGACGGCCCGCAACGCGTCGCGCCGACCCTGCAGCCCTTGCGGCCGCTGCGGCCGGCGCCGCGGCCCGTGTTGCAGTACGCGTGA